The following proteins are co-located in the Haliotis asinina isolate JCU_RB_2024 chromosome 13, JCU_Hal_asi_v2, whole genome shotgun sequence genome:
- the LOC137260014 gene encoding transmembrane protein 267-like has translation MRVQMSQLSHFVYENFSRTNTLVLEVVLLSTCLIGDRSLSFVSNRLGDFLWARAGIDSATHGLIALWSWALVENVNFDRYKILNCLLCAVLAVGVDLDHFYAARSLNIKAAVNLPDRPPLHLTTIIPVVSATLWVLGIVLKVRYLKMMSLIFLTAVFSHHLRDATRRGFWLTPFSNSRHVPYWMYIAVTMVIPLLVRKVYISILAEKKVLDSTMETVAVVPTIFTAKS, from the exons ATGCGTGTACAAATGTCCCAGCTGAGCCACTTTGTTTATGAAAATTTCAGTAGGACGAACACTTTAGTTCTAGAAGTCGTGTTATTGTCGACTTGTCTGATCGGAGACCGGAGTCTGTCGTTTGTCTCAAACAGACTTGGAGACTTTCTGTGGGCTCGGGCAGGTATTGACAGTGCCACACATGGGCTGATAGCTTTGTGGTCCTGGGCGTTGGTGGAAAATGTCAACTTTGACCGCTACAAAATTCTCAACTGCCTCCTGTGTGCCGTGCTGGCTGTCGGCGTTGACCTGGATCATTTCTATGCTGCAAGGTCCTTAAATATCAAG GCCGCAGTGAATCTACCTGACCGCCCACCTCTCCATCTGACCACCATCATCCCTGTAGTGTCTGCAACATTATGGGTGCTGGGGATTGTGCTGAAAGTCCGCTACTTGAAGATGATGTCTCTCATCTTCTTAACTGCAGTCTTTTCCCACCACCTGCGTGATGCAACTCGCAGAGGGTTCTGGCTGACTCCATTCTCAAACTCTCGTCATGTGCCTTACTGGATGTATATCGCAGTTACCATGGTGATCCCGCTGCTTGTCAGGAAAGTCTATATCAGTATCTTGGCAGAAAAGAAAGTATTGGACAGCACTATGGAGACTGTTGCTGTGGTACCGACTATATTCACTGCCAAGTCCTGA
- the LOC137259593 gene encoding uncharacterized protein: MASQQLSGSRSKSKRKHVDLETVSSSDDESETTNLDSWPRFLVVQGIEGQPLKLNPFAISKAIAGICGEVKNVTRLRTGSLLVECARKQQAVNLLKARQFANTRIDVSPHRTLNSCRGIVRDRAKCLSDMSEVDIAAELKSQGVTSVKRFTRKDGDNTVKTNTYLLTFCLATVPKSIKAGYFNIEVEVYIPNPLRCFKCQLFGHGANTCKNSPKCSRCGEKHENADCTNAIKCANCHGDHMSSSRSCPVFEQQAQMLKLKHTNNISFAEAKKLLPVTDRISTQKTYSAVVSTSRPKVDHECQTSISWVSEKQNILYAISDEDTGTSTQTDMMPEPKNHHEPERKTTMSRKEQKQLRRKEARALKHIEVPLPLQVPVEVHNTYEPLDMETSPSQSSQHKGTSSRSRSPIEPP; this comes from the coding sequence ATGGCTTCCCAACAACTCTCTGGTTCTCGATCTAAATCCAAGAGAAAACATGTAGACCTAGAAACTGTCtcgtcttctgatgatgaatcAGAAACAACAAATTTAGATTCTTGGCCCCGTTTCCTGGTTGTCCAGGGAATTGAAGGAcaaccattaaaactgaacccttttgcaatatcaaaagcaattgCAGGAATATGCGGCGAAGTGAAAAACGTTACTCGGCTTAGAACAGGTTCCTTGCTGGTGGAATGTGCCAGAAAACAACAGGCTGTTAATTTGCTTAAAGCTCGTCAGTTTGCAAATACAAGGATTGATGTGTCACCACACAGAACGTTGAATTCGTGTAGAGGCATTGTTCGTGATCGGGCAAAATGTCTCTCTGACATGTCGGAAGTTGATATCGCAGCAGAACTTAAGTCTCAAGGTGTCACCTCTGTGAAAAGATTTACAAGAAAAGATGGCGAtaacactgtcaaaacaaacacgtatctgttgACGTTTTGTCTTGCTACAGTACCAAAATCAATTAAAGCTGGGTACTTTAATATTGAGGTAGAAGTCTACATCCCTAATCCACTCcggtgctttaaatgtcagttgTTCGGACACGGTGCTAACACGTGCAAAAACTCCCCAAAATGTTCTCGTTGTGGTGAGAAACATGAGAATGCCGACTGCACAAATGCcatcaaatgtgcaaactgtcatGGAGATCACATGTCCTCATCACGATCCTGTCCAGTCTTTGAACAACAAGCTCAAATGCTCAAACTTaaacataccaataatatatcttttgctgaggcaaagaaactgttacCAGTCACTGATAGAATCTCCACACAAAAAACTTACTCTGCTGTTGTATCTACCTCCCGTCCAAAAGTTGATCACGAGTGCCAGACCTCCATTTCCTGGGTCtcagaaaaacagaacattctGTATGCAATTTCTGATGAGGATACAGGAACATCCACCCAGACAGACATGATGCCTGAACCAAAAAATCACCATGAAcctgaaaggaaaacaacaatgtccagaaaagaacagaaacaactAAGACGAAAGGAAGCCAGGGCCCTTAAACATATTGAGGTGCCTTTACCATTACAAgtgcctgtagaggttcataacACCTATGAACCACTAGATATGGAGACAAGCCCTTCACAGTCATCCCAGCATAAAGGGACTTCGTCTCGTTCACGCTCTCCTATTGAGCCCCCATGA